The following are encoded together in the Juglans microcarpa x Juglans regia isolate MS1-56 chromosome 2D, Jm3101_v1.0, whole genome shotgun sequence genome:
- the LOC121250720 gene encoding transcription factor bHLH162-like: MQGLMFLMNLPQKDMDRPSQSTSNKVERRIIEKNRRNQMKLLYSKLNSLLPNQNSKEPVSVPDQIDEAINYIKSLETKLKKSKEMKQRLTGRKRSYTCTNFEETARVKSPKIEIREMGSTTEIVLVTGLDNQFIFYEIIHILHEEQADVLTASFSIAGDSIFHVVHAEILGSSFDFGAAKVTERLKRLVYRSTSDVDQLEPALWDYNIHSEP; encoded by the exons ATGCAGGGACTCATGTTCTTGATGAACTTGCCTCAGAAAGATATGGATCGACCAAGTCAATCCACTTCAAACAAAGTAGAAAGACGCATCATTGAGAAAAATAGGAGAAATCAGATGAAACTCCTCTACTCCAAGCTCAATTCCCTCCTCCCTAATCAAAATTCcaag GAGCCAGTATCAGTACCTGATCAAATAGATGAGGCAATAAACTACATCAAAAGTCTAGAGACAAAGCTGAAGAAATCTAAGGAAATGAAACAGAGATTAACAGGCAGAAAAAGATCATATACATGCACAAATTTTGAAGAAACGGCGAGAGTAAAATCTCCGAAAATCGAAATCCGTGAAATGGGTTCCACCACGGAGATCGTTTTGGTAACTGGGCTAGATAACCAGTTCATCTTCTACGAAATTATTCACATTCTTCATGAAGAACAAGCGGACGTGCTGACTGCCAGCTTTTCGATTGCTGGGGACTCGATTTTCCACGTAGTGCACGCAGAG ATTCTGGGATCTTCATTCGACTTTGGAGCTGCAAAAGTGACTGAGAGGCTAAAAAGACTAGTTTACAGATCCACCAGTGATGTAGATCAACTGGAGCCAGCCCTGTGGGACTACAATATCCATTCTGAACCGTGA